The proteins below come from a single Shinella zoogloeoides genomic window:
- a CDS encoding transketolase-like TK C-terminal-containing protein, translated as MNGSTLPPEALANLKALERQVLWHACWMIHNANHLREKGEVKVGGHQASSASLTSIMTALYFHVLRPEDRVAVKPHASPVFHGIQYLMGNQTREKLENFRGFGGAQSYPSRTKDIDDVDFSTGSVGLGVAITAFASIVQDYIAAKSWSKERPQGRMIALVGDAELDEGNIYECLQEGWKHDLRNTWWVIDYNRQSLDGVVREGLWQRIEGIFTAFGWDVKVLKYGALQEAAFQEPGGEALRGWIDRCPNQLYSALTFQGGAAWRKRLADEIGTEPGVAHLLAARSDDALSDLMNNLGGHCLETLIRTFESIDHDRPTVFLAYTIKGWGTPLAGHKDNHAGLMTKAQMELFQGRIGVSAGEEWEKFGAIPSPGPVRAFLKKVPFFAEGPRRFASPALPASGPVFLDDRELSTQAGFGKILDALAKRDDALSARIVTTAPDVTVSTNLGPWVNRRGLFARERLADTFRDERVPSAQKWEFGPSGQHIELGIAEMNLFLLLGAAGLSHSLFGERLLPIGTVYDPFVARGLDALNYACYQDARFMIVGTPSGVTLAPEGGAHQSIGSQLIGMSQDGLASFEPAYLDELSVIMDWSFDYMQRDGESAHDRRTWLRDGTGGSVYLRLTTRPLEQIALRREDPAFRQGVIDGAYWLRAPSARTRIVLAYQGCVAPEVLMAAGRLTERHGDIAVLAVTSADRLNAGWTAAQRARRHGDASARSHAETLLGAVSRTASLITVTDGHPATLGWLGSVQGHRTVSLGVEHFGQTGTIADLYAHFGIDTQAIIEAADSITQADAMPTRASVG; from the coding sequence ATGAATGGATCAACCTTGCCGCCAGAGGCACTGGCGAACCTGAAGGCGCTGGAGCGACAGGTCCTGTGGCATGCCTGCTGGATGATCCACAACGCCAATCACCTGCGCGAGAAGGGCGAGGTGAAGGTCGGCGGCCACCAGGCCTCGTCCGCCTCCCTCACCTCGATCATGACGGCGCTCTATTTCCATGTGCTGCGGCCTGAGGACCGCGTCGCGGTCAAGCCGCATGCCTCTCCGGTCTTCCATGGCATCCAGTATCTCATGGGCAACCAGACACGCGAGAAGCTCGAGAATTTCCGCGGCTTCGGCGGCGCGCAATCCTATCCGAGCCGCACCAAGGATATCGACGACGTCGACTTCTCCACCGGATCCGTCGGGCTCGGCGTGGCGATCACCGCCTTCGCCTCCATCGTGCAGGACTATATCGCCGCCAAGTCATGGTCGAAAGAACGCCCGCAGGGCCGCATGATCGCGCTGGTCGGCGATGCGGAGCTTGACGAGGGCAATATCTACGAGTGCCTGCAGGAGGGTTGGAAACACGACCTGCGCAACACCTGGTGGGTCATCGACTACAACCGCCAGAGCCTCGACGGCGTCGTGCGCGAGGGCCTGTGGCAACGCATCGAGGGCATCTTCACTGCCTTCGGCTGGGACGTGAAGGTGCTGAAATACGGCGCCCTCCAGGAGGCGGCCTTCCAGGAGCCAGGTGGCGAAGCGCTGCGCGGCTGGATCGACCGCTGCCCGAACCAGCTCTATTCGGCGCTGACCTTCCAGGGCGGGGCCGCCTGGCGCAAACGTCTCGCCGACGAGATCGGCACGGAACCGGGCGTCGCCCACCTGCTTGCCGCGCGTAGCGACGACGCGCTTTCCGATCTCATGAACAATCTCGGCGGCCACTGCCTGGAAACGCTGATCCGCACCTTCGAGAGCATCGACCACGACCGGCCGACCGTCTTCCTCGCCTATACGATCAAGGGCTGGGGCACGCCGCTGGCTGGCCACAAGGACAACCACGCCGGGCTGATGACCAAGGCGCAGATGGAGCTTTTCCAGGGCCGCATCGGCGTCAGCGCCGGAGAGGAATGGGAAAAATTCGGCGCGATCCCCTCGCCCGGGCCGGTGCGCGCCTTCCTGAAGAAAGTGCCCTTCTTCGCAGAGGGCCCGCGGCGCTTCGCCTCGCCCGCCCTGCCCGCGTCCGGCCCGGTCTTCCTCGACGATCGCGAACTGTCGACGCAGGCCGGCTTCGGCAAGATCCTCGATGCGCTCGCCAAGCGCGACGACGCGCTTTCGGCGCGCATCGTCACCACGGCGCCGGATGTGACGGTCTCGACCAATCTCGGCCCCTGGGTCAACCGGCGCGGCCTCTTCGCCCGCGAACGGCTGGCCGACACGTTCCGCGACGAGCGGGTGCCCTCGGCGCAGAAATGGGAATTCGGCCCGTCCGGCCAGCATATCGAGCTCGGCATCGCCGAGATGAACCTCTTCCTGCTGCTCGGCGCCGCCGGCCTTTCCCATTCGCTGTTCGGCGAACGCCTCCTGCCGATCGGCACGGTCTACGATCCCTTCGTGGCGCGCGGACTCGATGCGCTCAACTATGCCTGCTACCAGGATGCCCGCTTCATGATCGTCGGCACGCCGTCGGGCGTGACGCTGGCGCCGGAAGGCGGCGCGCACCAGTCGATCGGCTCGCAGCTCATCGGCATGAGCCAGGATGGGCTGGCGAGCTTCGAGCCCGCCTATCTCGACGAACTCTCCGTGATCATGGACTGGTCCTTCGACTACATGCAGCGCGATGGCGAGAGCGCGCATGACAGGCGCACATGGCTGCGCGACGGGACCGGCGGGTCGGTCTATCTGCGCCTGACGACGCGACCGCTGGAGCAGATCGCGCTCCGCCGCGAGGATCCGGCCTTCCGGCAGGGCGTGATCGACGGGGCCTACTGGCTGCGCGCGCCCTCCGCCCGCACCCGCATCGTGCTCGCCTACCAGGGCTGCGTCGCACCGGAAGTGCTGATGGCGGCCGGGCGTCTGACCGAGCGCCACGGCGACATCGCCGTGCTCGCCGTCACCTCCGCCGACCGGCTTAACGCAGGCTGGACGGCGGCGCAGCGCGCGCGCCGCCACGGTGATGCGAGCGCCCGCAGCCATGCCGAGACGCTGCTTGGCGCCGTCTCGCGCACGGCAAGCCTCATCACCGTCACCGACGGCCACCCGGCAACGCTCGGCTGGCTCGGCTCGGTGCAAGGCCATCGCACGGTCTCGCTCGGCGTCGAGCATTTCGGCCAGACCGGCACCATCGCCGACCTCTACGCCCATTTCGGCATCGACACGCAGGCCATCATCGAAGCGGCCGATTCCATTACGCAGGCAGACGCGATGCCAACGCGGGCAAGCGTCGGTTGA
- a CDS encoding Lrp/AsnC family transcriptional regulator: MPVSKPLLDAASLRILDLLQQNAEMSISDLAEATGLSASPCWRRVNDLKESGVIKGTVALVDAPSLGLAVNVFVQVSLKQQDRQSLDVFNAAIRTKPEIVECYLMTGEADYMLRVVVEDLTKFQALVVDFLTLIPGVANIRSSFALSQIKYTTALPTGHIKGKAAQ, from the coding sequence ATGCCTGTTTCGAAGCCCCTACTGGACGCCGCCTCTCTCCGTATCCTCGATCTCCTGCAGCAGAATGCGGAGATGAGCATTTCCGATCTCGCCGAGGCCACAGGGCTGTCAGCCTCGCCGTGTTGGCGGCGTGTCAACGACTTGAAGGAAAGCGGCGTCATCAAGGGCACGGTGGCGCTGGTCGACGCGCCGTCCCTGGGGCTCGCCGTCAACGTCTTCGTGCAGGTCTCGCTCAAGCAGCAGGACCGGCAGTCCCTGGACGTCTTCAACGCCGCGATCCGCACCAAGCCGGAAATCGTCGAGTGCTACCTGATGACGGGGGAGGCGGATTATATGCTGCGGGTGGTCGTCGAGGATCTGACGAAATTCCAGGCCCTCGTGGTCGATTTCCTGACGCTGATCCCCGGCGTCGCCAACATCCGCTCGAGCTTCGCCCTCAGCCAGATCAAGTATACGACGGCGTTGCCCACCGGCCACATCAAGGGGAAGGCGGCTCAGTAG